A stretch of DNA from Lotus japonicus ecotype B-129 chromosome 4, LjGifu_v1.2:
TTTTAAGTTTATCTTCACACACATATATgcccaatatttttttttattgtaccAAGGTATTCCACAACGAGCAGCCATGCGATAAATTTCCTTGAGAGTGTGAGATCGCATAAGGTAAGTAGGTTCCTCTTGACAAATCTTTCTCCATATAAACCTTTAAGATATTGAGCTGTGAATCAGAAACTTAAGAAGTTCAACTATTTACGGATTCACTCGACTATACATGCCCAATATGGAGGTTGCAGGTAGCAGCTAGCGCTGGCACACAGCCATTGGAATcgttaaaatatgaaaaaaaatcccCCACGGATTTAATGCTGAATGGGTAGTAATGGTCAATATATGCTGTACGTGTGAAACGATTATAAGCGAACTACACTTTAAGTCACCACTAACGCGTTTCACTCCTTCACAAAAGTGAaccctctcttctctctctattcattCAACTATATCTATCACCTCCATTCACTTTCCATTCTCCAATCTCTCATATTTCCCTCTTAAACATTTTCACAAGCTAGCAATTCAACTACGATTATGGATCAGAAAACCGGAGAAGAAAACCAGAAGCAATTCTCAAAGCCATACGTATGGGATTGTGGAAGCACGCTATATGACTCGTACGAACTCACCTCCTTCAAACGCCAACTTGACTCAGCGATTATGAATTCCCCAAGAACACTTTCCATGCCTCATCATCGCTCACTCTCAACATTTCAACAacctcaaccaccaccaccaccaccctccaacaAGTCTTTCAAGATCTCTCGTACCTTCCAAAAGCTTCTCCGCTTTGTTTTCAAGTCCTCCAACAGCAACAAGTTCAGAATCTGTAGCAG
This window harbors:
- the LOC130711260 gene encoding uncharacterized protein LOC130711260; this encodes MDQKTGEENQKQFSKPYVWDCGSTLYDSYELTSFKRQLDSAIMNSPRTLSMPHHRSLSTFQQPQPPPPPPSNKSFKISRTFQKLLRFVFKSSNSNKFRICSSSDSFQQVVAADHDHKYSNSRDRLYVVYDKSEAAVLSTIPELPEFEIGGISPNLSSLVRKSASERFTATSIGISCA